The following DNA comes from Nitrogeniibacter aestuarii.
CGCGGCCGCATGTTCGTGAGCCCGGGTGAAGCCCTTTACGAGGGGATGATCATCGGTATTCACACCCGGGATAACGATCTGGTCGTGAATCCGATCAAGGGTAAGCAACTGACCAACGTGCGCGCCTCCGGCACCGATGAAGCCGTGCGCCTCGTCCCGCCGATCAAGCTCACCCTGGAGTCGGCCATCGAGTTCATTGCCGATGATGAAGTGGTGGAGATCACCCCGCAGTCCATCCGCCTGCGCAAACGCCTGCTCAAAGAGCACGAGCGCAAGCGTGCAGGTCGCGAAGGCAGTTAAGAAAACGGCGCCCTCGGGCGCCGTTTCTACATCTGCAAGCCGCCGAATATCATTCGGAGTCCGGATTGCTCTCCAATGAGCGTGCAGCCAGATATTCGGCAAACCCGTGCGCCACTTCAGCGTGACGCAGACCGAATTCGACGGTGGCCTTGAGGTACCCGAGCTTCGAGCCGCAGTCGTAGCGCACCCCCTCGTACTGATGCGCAAGCACAGCCTCTTCCTTGAGAAGTGAGGCAATGGCATCGGTCAGCTGAAGTTCGTTGCCCGCGCCCGGCTTCAGCTTGCGCAGGTGATCGAAGATACGGTGCGTGAGGATGTAACGCCCGACCACAGCCTGGGTGGTTGGTGCCTTGGCGGGCTCGGGTTTTTCCACGATCCCCGTCATGCGCTGCACCTTGCCCTCCTGACTCTCGGTACTGACAATGCCGTAGGCCTTGGTCTCTTCGCGCGGCACGTTCATCGTGCCCAGCACCGAACAGCGGTGGTAGTTGTAGACCTGCACCATCTGCTTGAGAACCGGATCGCCATCGCCGTTATCGAGCAGGTCATCCGCAAGCATGATGGCAAAGGGTTCTTCCCCGATGACCGGAGCCGCGCACAACACCGCATGCCCCAGGCCGAGGGCTTCGGGCTGGCGGATGTAGATGCAGTTCACATTCTTCGGGACGGTATTTCGAACAAGATCGAGCATGGCTGACTTGCCTCGTGCTTCGAGTTCGCTTTCAAGTTCATAGGCCTTGTCGAAGTGGTCCTCGATCGAGCGCTTGGTCCGGCCGGTAATGAAGATCAGGTCCGTGACACCCGCGGCCACGGCCTCTTCAACCGCGTACTGGATCAACGGCTTATCCACGATCGGCAACATTTCCTTCGGACTGGCCTTGGTCGCGGGCAGGAATCGGGTGCCCATGCCTGCAACAGGGAAGACCACCTTGGTCACGGATTTCATTCGTTTCTCCTCAAAACAGGTTTTTCTGGGGCGGGGCTTCATCGCTGGTGGCGTCGGTACTCACAGCATCCGAGACGAGCGCGCGAAGCCCCGCTTCGTCGAGAATGGTCACACCCAGTTGTTGCGCCTTGTCGAGCTTGCTGCCAGCGGCTTCGCCAGCGATCAGGTAGTCCGTCTTCTTTGAAACCGAACCGGCCACCTTGCCGCCCGCCGCTTCAATCATGGCCTTGGCATCGTCACGGGTCATGGCGGGCAGCGTTCCAGTCACAACAAGTGTCTTGCCAACCAGCGGCCCGTCCGGCGCCTGCGCCGGCTCATGCTCGGGCCAATCGACACCGGCGGCCCGCAACTGCTCGATCACCTCGCGGTTGTGGGGCTCGGCGAAAAAATCGTGGATGCTCTGCGCCACCACCGGTCCCACGTCGGGCACGGCCTGCAAGGCATCGAGTTCTGCCGTCATCACCGCATCCATGCTGCCGAAGTAGCGCGCCAGATCGCGCGCTGTCGCTTCACCCACGTTGCGGATGCCAAGTGCGAAGATGAAGCGCTGCAAGGTGGTGTGGCGGCTCTTCTCGATGGCAGCGACCACATTCGCCGCCGACTTTTCCGCCATGCGCTCCAGGCCGGCCAGCCCGAGCACGCCGAGCTTGTACAGATCGGCGGGCGTCTTGACGATGGCGTTGTCGACGAGCTGCTCGATCAACTTGTCGCCGAGCCCCTCGATATCCATCGCCTTGCGCCCCGCGAAGTGGATCAAGGCCTGCTTGCGCTGCGCCGGACAGAACAGGCCGCCCGAACAACGGGTGACCGCCTCGTCCTCGCCACGCACGGCATGCGAGCCGCAGATCGGGCATTCGGTGGGCATCACGAACTCGCACTCGCTTCCGTCGCGACGATCAGGCACGGAAGACACCACCTCCGGAATCACGTCGCCCGCCCGGCGCACGATCACCCAGTCGCCGATACGCACATCCTTGCGGCGTACCTCGTCCTCGTTGTGCAGGGTCGCGTTGGTGACGGTGACGCCGCCGACGAACACCGGCTGGAGACGTGCGACCGGTGTCAATGCGCCGGTGCGGCCCACCTGGATGTCGACGTCGAGCACACGGGTCATCTCTTCCTGGGCCGGATACTTGTGGGCGACTGCCCAGCGAGGCTCCCGGCTGACAAAGCCCAGTTCCTCCTGCAAGGCGAAATCGTTGACCTTGTACACCACCCCGTCGATGTCATAGGGCAAATCAGGGCGCAAGGCTTCAATCTTCGCGTGAAAGGCGATCAGCCCTTCGGGCCCTTCGGTCACGCATCGATGGGTGCATACGGGGAAACCGAAGCCTGCCAGGGCATCGAGCATGGCGGCATGACTGGACGGGCGTGTCCAGCCCTGGCTCTCACCAAGCCCGTACGCGAAGAACGAGAGCGGACGCTGGCGCGCGATGGTCGGATCCAGCTGACGAATTGCCCCGGCGGCCGTGTTGCGCGGGTTGACGAAGGTTTTGGCCCCCATGGATCGCTGACGCGCATTGAGACGCTCAAAGGCGTCTCGACGCATGTAGATTTCGCCGCGAACTTCGATCACCGGTGGCGAGTTGCCGAGGAGACGCAGTGGAATCTGATCAATGGTGCGCACGTTGTGCGTCACATCTTCGCCCGTCTGTCCGTCCCCGCGTGTCGCGGCCTGGACAAGCAGGCCGTGCTCATAGCGCAGGTTGATGGCCAGCCCGTCGAATTTCAGCTCTGCCGCGTACTCGACGGGCGGGTCGCTCTCATCCAGCCCGAGACTGCGACGGACACGCGCATCGAATGACAGTGCGCCCTGCGCGCTCTTGTCGGTCTCGGTGTTGATCGACAGCATCGGTACGCGATGCGTCACCGGCGACAGTTCGGACAACGCAGCGCCACCCACTCGCTGCGTGGGCGAATCGGGCGTCAACAGCTGCGGGTATTCGGCTTCCAGCGCCTGCAATTCCTGGAAGAGGCGATCGTACTCGGCGTCCGGCACGCTGGGCGCATCCAGCACGTAGTACTCACGGTTGTATCGGTCGAGCGTCTCGCGCAGGGCCTGAGCACGCTGCGCCTTATCCTGCGGCACATCCATGATCATGCGGTAAACAGGCGCAAGGCTAGCGGCGAGCCGGCCGGCATGCCGCACTCCTGCATTTGTCCCTGAAAATGTTTGATCTGCTGACGAATGAGCGCCGCGGCTTCAGGACCGAACGGCTGACGGTTATCGTCCACCACATGCGCGCCCAGTGCACTGGCCAGCTGCTTTGCCACCAACATCATGCGATCGAAGACCTGCGCACCGTTGGCGACGCGCGGCACATCAACGATCATGGTCAGCCCCTGGGTCTGCATATCGCGCAGACTTTCGGGCGAGAACAGGGTCGGCTCGAGATTCCCCAGGACAAACAGGCTGTTCCCGTTGTCGTCTTCGGCATGGAAAAGACCATCGGCGCGCAGGGCCAGCCCCTGGGCCTCGACCAGCCCCCGGAGCTTCGTGCCCAGGAAGGGCTCGGCACCGCTGACGAGATTCACGCCGATCTGCACGTCCACGCTGGCGCAGAACTGATCGAGCTGCCCTGCCCGTTCAATGGATTCTGCCCGCGCGGGCGCGGCGGTCGGAATCGCCATGAACTGATCCGCCGTGCGCCCGACGCCATCGACGAACCGGGAGAAGTCCGCATCGTTGATCGGGCCACGACGATCCACCAACTGCATGGCAGAACAGAACCAGTGGTAACGCTCGCCCGAATGCGGGCTGATCGGACGCCACTGATTCACAGACTCGTCAAGCGCGAACCATGCGACGGGCTTGGACAGCCCCTCCAGATGCTCCCGTTGCGTCTGCCACAATTGGCCAGCCAGGATCGGCTCGATGGATTCGAGCCGGATCACACAGTCGACGCGCTCGTCCACCTCGGGTGGAAGCGGCGGTGCCTTGCGACCGGCTTCTTCGGCAACTGCGCTGGGTGCAATCTCCGTGGGAATGTCGTCGGGCAACTGGGTGGGCAGCGCTTCCGGGATGTCGTCGTAGGCGCTCTCTCCTGGACGCTCGCTGGTCCCCGGCTCGAGCAGCACGTCGCGATGGTCGGAGCGAAACGTCTTCTCCGCATGCTTTTGCGCCTTGCGCTCCTGCCACTTGTTGTACGCGAGTACGCCGACGACGGCGATTGCGCCGGCACCGATCAAACCCATCTGCAATTCACTGATTGCCATCTTTACCTTGCTCTGTGATCACGCGGGGGCATTGTCCGCCATCCGCAGTGCCTCTTCCATGTCCACTTCCACCACGCGAGAAACGCCCTGCTCCTGCATGGTCACCCCGACAAGCTGCCGGGCAATCTCCATGGTGATCTTGTTATGACTGATGAACAGGAACTGGGTCTGCGATGACATTCGCTTGACCATTTCGCAGAATCGTCCCGTGTTCGTATCGTCCAATGGTGCATCCACCTCGTCAAGCATACAGAAGGGCGCCGGATTGAGCTGGAACAGCGAAAAAACCAGTGCAATCGCCGTCAGCGCCTTTTCCCCGCCCGACAACAGGTGAATGGATGCGTTCTTCTTGCCCGGTGGTTGAGCCACGATCTGGATGCCCGCATCGAGAATCTCCTCACCGGTCAGTTCAAGCTTGGCCTGCCCCCCGCCGAACAGCTGCGGGAACAGTGTCGAGAACTGACGACTGACCGTGTCGTATGTCGCTTGCAGTTGCTCGCGCGTTTCGCGATCAATGCGGCGAATCGCGTCTTCGAGCGTGCCGATGGCCTCGGTCAGGTCCTGATGCTGGGCATCAAGATAGCCCTTGCGCTCCTCGGCTTCTTTCAGTTCGTCGAGTGCCGCCAGGTTCACCGCGCCCAGCGAAGCGATGGCGCGCCCGAGTCGGGTCACGTCATGCTGCAGTGTCGATTCGCTGACGCCGTCGAGCAGCGGCGTCAGTGTGTCCTCATGGGCCTGCGCTTCATCGAGGCGCTCTTGCTGCTGAGATTCAGCCAACTCTGCCGCTTGCACGGCAAGGCGTAACTCGCCCACCCGGTCGCGCAGCGGTGCGGCACCCTGCTCGACCCGCAGACGCTGCTCTTCAATCGCCTTGAGGTTGGCAGTGGCCTCTGCCAAGGCATCACGACGGGCCGCCAAGGCCGCCTCCCGGGCGCCGCGCAGTTCAAGCGCCTCGTGCAGTGCGCTTTGTCCCGCCTCGGGATCGACCGCCGACAGTTCGGCGCGTCGCGCCTCCTGTTCAACCCGCAGACGCGCGGTCTGGTCAGTGGCCATGCTCAGGTTGCGCGCGATGTCGTCCAGCTTGCCCTGACACTCCCGCACCGAAAAGGTGGCCTCTTGCGCCTCTCGCGACAAGGTCTGAACCTGAGACTGAGCTTCGCGCAGCGCGGCCTCTCGCTCGCCGCGCACCTGGGTCGCGTGTTCGGCGCGCTCGCGCAACGCCTCGATCAGCGCCTCGCAACGGTCCAGTTCGGCTCCTGCTTCGGCCAGATGGTCCTTCTCGGTCGCCTCGTTCTTCAGCAGCTCTTCAAGGTCACCCGAGATGCGCGCCTGTTGCTCAAGCGCGCGCTCCTGGGCCTGGGTGAGCTTCAGCAAGGCCAGCTGCTGGTCATGCAACGCACTCTGGCGGGCCTGATGTTCACGTCGAATGTCAGTGAGTGCGCTCTGCCGTTCGCCCAGCAGGGCCTCTAGCCCCTCGACCTGACCGTGCGCAGTATCGAACCGCTCATCAAGGGCCGCGATCTGCGTCTCCAGTGCTTCGATTTCAGCCGCGCGCTCCATCACCCCCTGGGTTCGGGCATCACCACTCACATGCGCGAAACATTCGCGCGTCAGGCATTGCCCGAGCCGGTTGTACAGGCGCACCTGCGCGGGAAGTCGTTCGTGTTGATCCAGCCAGGGCGCCAGATCTTCAACCACATAGGCATGTTTCAGCCAGGCATGGACCGTCCCTTGCCAGGGCGATGCCACACTCACCTGATCGATCATCCGCGTCAGGCCGTCAAAAGAACTGGGGGCTTCATCGTTCGTGACCGGCCAGGCCAGAACCACGCTCGCCGGTGGCGGCGCATCCAGCGCTCTGCGCACGGCGTCACCTTCCACACCGGTCAATGCCGCCAGTTGCTCGCGCAAGGCGGACTCAAGTGCGGCACTCCAGCCATCGGCCACGCTGATCGATGCCCAAATGGGCTTCAGGCTGGCCAGCCCCTGGGTTTCGAGCCATTTGCCCAGTTCGCCTTGCTGCTGCACCTTGTGCTGCAACTGAACCAGCGCCTGCCGGCGAGCACGCAGTTCGGTCAGCTCGCGCTGAGCATCCCGCTCGACACTGATCGCGGCCTTGAGTTGCTCCTGCAGTGTCGGCACCGCCGCCTGAGCCTCGGCCAGCTGATCGGCGAGTGCGTTGAGGGCCTCTTCCTGCGCAGCGACTGCCATTTCAAGCTCGGCAAGCTTGTCCGCTTCCGGCGCGACGATGTTCCCGCCCTCACGCGTCAGTCGCTCGCGACGCTGGGTCAGCGCGTCCAGCGCACGTCGTGCACTGGCACATCGGGCCTCTTCCACCCGTGCCTGCTGTTCGGTCTGCGCCAACTCGCGCCGAGCCGCCGCCGCGGTGGCGTCAGCCGCCCTGAATTGTGCTTCTGCGTCCGGCACCTGATCGCTGGCGGCCTCCTGACGGGCCTGAGCCTGAGCCAGACGCAGCTCCGCGGCTTCCTGCAGATCGTGCCAGCGTGAGCGCTCGGTATTGAGCTCGACTTCCCGTGCCAGCCAGTGCGCCATTTCGGCATCAAGCTGTTCGATCCGGCTCGCCAGCCGCTGCTGATTTTCGACCAGATGTCTTGACTCAGCTTCGAGGCGACTGACTTCGGCCGCTGCGGCATACAGATCGTTCTGCGACACGTGCACATCGTCGGATGCCTTCAGATGTGCGTCGCGCGCCGCTTCAATCGATTCAGCCAGGCTTTGCAGCCGCGCGCTGTCCATCTCGAGCTGCCGGGTGGCTTCATTCAGGGCCTCGGCCGCCCGGCGCTTCTGCTCACGGGCCACATTGCGCTTGGACAACCACAGCAATTGCTGCTTTTGCTCATGCTCGTCATGCAGACTGCGATAACGCTCGGCAACCCGCGCCTGCTTCTCGAGCCGCGCAATGCGGTCACCCAACTCCATGGTGATGTCGTCGAGGCGCAGCAGGTTTTCACGTGCGTCCGACAGGCGCCCCTCCGTCTCCTTGCGCCGCTCGCGATATTTCGTCACACCGGCCGCTTCTTCGAGGAAGCCACGCACCTCTTCCGGTCGCGCCTCGATGATGCGGGAGATCATGCCCTGTTCGATGATGGCGTAGGCGCGTGGGCCGAGGCCGGTGCCCAGGAACAGATCCACCACGTCCTTGCGACGCACCAGCACGTTGTTGATGTAGTAGGAGGAGTTGCCGGTGCGGTCAAGAACGCGCTTGACCGA
Coding sequences within:
- the galU gene encoding UTP--glucose-1-phosphate uridylyltransferase GalU, producing MKSVTKVVFPVAGMGTRFLPATKASPKEMLPIVDKPLIQYAVEEAVAAGVTDLIFITGRTKRSIEDHFDKAYELESELEARGKSAMLDLVRNTVPKNVNCIYIRQPEALGLGHAVLCAAPVIGEEPFAIMLADDLLDNGDGDPVLKQMVQVYNYHRCSVLGTMNVPREETKAYGIVSTESQEGKVQRMTGIVEKPEPAKAPTTQAVVGRYILTHRIFDHLRKLKPGAGNELQLTDAIASLLKEEAVLAHQYEGVRYDCGSKLGYLKATVEFGLRHAEVAHGFAEYLAARSLESNPDSE
- the ligA gene encoding NAD-dependent DNA ligase LigA; protein product: MIMDVPQDKAQRAQALRETLDRYNREYYVLDAPSVPDAEYDRLFQELQALEAEYPQLLTPDSPTQRVGGAALSELSPVTHRVPMLSINTETDKSAQGALSFDARVRRSLGLDESDPPVEYAAELKFDGLAINLRYEHGLLVQAATRGDGQTGEDVTHNVRTIDQIPLRLLGNSPPVIEVRGEIYMRRDAFERLNARQRSMGAKTFVNPRNTAAGAIRQLDPTIARQRPLSFFAYGLGESQGWTRPSSHAAMLDALAGFGFPVCTHRCVTEGPEGLIAFHAKIEALRPDLPYDIDGVVYKVNDFALQEELGFVSREPRWAVAHKYPAQEEMTRVLDVDIQVGRTGALTPVARLQPVFVGGVTVTNATLHNEDEVRRKDVRIGDWVIVRRAGDVIPEVVSSVPDRRDGSECEFVMPTECPICGSHAVRGEDEAVTRCSGGLFCPAQRKQALIHFAGRKAMDIEGLGDKLIEQLVDNAIVKTPADLYKLGVLGLAGLERMAEKSAANVVAAIEKSRHTTLQRFIFALGIRNVGEATARDLARYFGSMDAVMTAELDALQAVPDVGPVVAQSIHDFFAEPHNREVIEQLRAAGVDWPEHEPAQAPDGPLVGKTLVVTGTLPAMTRDDAKAMIEAAGGKVAGSVSKKTDYLIAGEAAGSKLDKAQQLGVTILDEAGLRALVSDAVSTDATSDEAPPQKNLF
- a CDS encoding cell division protein ZipA — encoded protein: MAISELQMGLIGAGAIAVVGVLAYNKWQERKAQKHAEKTFRSDHRDVLLEPGTSERPGESAYDDIPEALPTQLPDDIPTEIAPSAVAEEAGRKAPPLPPEVDERVDCVIRLESIEPILAGQLWQTQREHLEGLSKPVAWFALDESVNQWRPISPHSGERYHWFCSAMQLVDRRGPINDADFSRFVDGVGRTADQFMAIPTAAPARAESIERAGQLDQFCASVDVQIGVNLVSGAEPFLGTKLRGLVEAQGLALRADGLFHAEDDNGNSLFVLGNLEPTLFSPESLRDMQTQGLTMIVDVPRVANGAQVFDRMMLVAKQLASALGAHVVDDNRQPFGPEAAALIRQQIKHFQGQMQECGMPAGSPLALRLFTA
- the smc gene encoding chromosome segregation protein SMC, translating into MRLSRLKLAGFKTFVDPTTVLCPGDLVGIVGPNGCGKSNVIDAVRWVLGETRASALRGASMQDVIFNGSTTRKPVSRASVELVFDNAEGKAAGQWRQYAEISVKRVLDRTGNSSYYINNVLVRRKDVVDLFLGTGLGPRAYAIIEQGMISRIIEARPEEVRGFLEEAAGVTKYRERRKETEGRLSDARENLLRLDDITMELGDRIARLEKQARVAERYRSLHDEHEQKQQLLWLSKRNVAREQKRRAAEALNEATRQLEMDSARLQSLAESIEAARDAHLKASDDVHVSQNDLYAAAAEVSRLEAESRHLVENQQRLASRIEQLDAEMAHWLAREVELNTERSRWHDLQEAAELRLAQAQARQEAASDQVPDAEAQFRAADATAAAARRELAQTEQQARVEEARCASARRALDALTQRRERLTREGGNIVAPEADKLAELEMAVAAQEEALNALADQLAEAQAAVPTLQEQLKAAISVERDAQRELTELRARRQALVQLQHKVQQQGELGKWLETQGLASLKPIWASISVADGWSAALESALREQLAALTGVEGDAVRRALDAPPPASVVLAWPVTNDEAPSSFDGLTRMIDQVSVASPWQGTVHAWLKHAYVVEDLAPWLDQHERLPAQVRLYNRLGQCLTRECFAHVSGDARTQGVMERAAEIEALETQIAALDERFDTAHGQVEGLEALLGERQSALTDIRREHQARQSALHDQQLALLKLTQAQERALEQQARISGDLEELLKNEATEKDHLAEAGAELDRCEALIEALRERAEHATQVRGEREAALREAQSQVQTLSREAQEATFSVRECQGKLDDIARNLSMATDQTARLRVEQEARRAELSAVDPEAGQSALHEALELRGAREAALAARRDALAEATANLKAIEEQRLRVEQGAAPLRDRVGELRLAVQAAELAESQQQERLDEAQAHEDTLTPLLDGVSESTLQHDVTRLGRAIASLGAVNLAALDELKEAEERKGYLDAQHQDLTEAIGTLEDAIRRIDRETREQLQATYDTVSRQFSTLFPQLFGGGQAKLELTGEEILDAGIQIVAQPPGKKNASIHLLSGGEKALTAIALVFSLFQLNPAPFCMLDEVDAPLDDTNTGRFCEMVKRMSSQTQFLFISHNKITMEIARQLVGVTMQEQGVSRVVEVDMEEALRMADNAPA